The following nucleotide sequence is from Endozoicomonas sp. GU-1.
AATCATTCATGGAAGTTGCGTGATAACTCGATGGATTTCAGTGCTGACGAAATTGAAAATCTTCGTAAGTTTCTGACGTTCAGTGAAGAAGAGTACCTGAACGTCTGAACCAGTTTTTGCAGGGCCACTGGCAAACGGCCCCGAAGTCTGAAAGAGACAGGGCCTATTGCCGACCGGAAAGGAACTTCAGCATTTTTTTCTGCAGCCAGCCACCATAGGGGGGGTAGATCATTTTAGTGCTGTTCAGCTTGCCTTTGGTTAACACCGACTTGGCCTTGGAGAATGTCAGGAAGCCCTCATGGCCGTGGTAGTGTCCCATGCCTGATGGGCCAATGCCGCCAAAGGGCATATCTTCCACAGCGACGTGTAACAAACACTCATTAATACAGACACCGCCAGAGTGGGTCTGTGCCAATACGGCTTCCTGATTGTTTGTATCAGAACCGAAGTAGTAGAGTGCCAGTGGCCTGGGTCGTTGCTGGACAAACTGAATGGCTTCATCAAGGCTGTCGATGCCGATGACAGGAAGCAGCGGGCCAAAAATTTCTTCCTGCATAACGCCCATATTATCAGTTGGATACTCAATTAAGTGGATGGGGATTCGACGGCTTCCGTCGTTAATTTCCTCATTGCCCGGAGTGTGGATGGTTGCGCCCTGCGCTTTGGCATCAGCCAGTAATTGCAATAATCGCTGGTGGTGGCGGTCATTGATGATTGAGGTGTAATCATTATTTCCGTTGACCGTTGGGTACATTTTTCGAAAGGCGTTGAGATAGTGCTCGATAAAGGCGGCCTTCTGGTCATTTTTCACCAGAATATAGTCCGGCGCTACGCAGGTTTGACCGGCGTTCAGGGCTTTTGCGTAGCAGACTCTTTCTGCCGCTTCCTGAATCGGGAAGTCGTTATCGACAATAACCGGTGACTTACCACCCAGCTCCAGGGTTACCGGGGTCAGGTTTTTTGCAGCGGCTTGCATAACATGGTGACCGACCGCTGTCGAACCGGTGAAAATAATGTGGTCAAAGTGCAGGCTGGTAAACTCGGTTGCCACTTGTGCATCACCGCAAACGACGGTGACCAGATCAGCAGGAAATGTTTGCTCAATGATTCGGGCAACCAGCTCCGAGGTTTTTGGTGTGAATTCCGACATCTTGATCATGGCCCGGTTGCCGGCGGCAAGAATCGTCAGCAATGGACTTAGCGACAGGAACAGTGGGTAGTTAAAGGGCACCACAATACCGACCACGCCCAAGGGCTGGTACACGACTTTTGCCGAGGCAGGCAATAACTGAGGGTTCAGCTTTCGCTTGCTGGGTTGCATCCATTTTTTAAGCTGCTTGATCGTGTAGTGAATATTGCCCAGATTCGGTATGATTTCAGTCAGTGATGACTCACTTCTGGATCGGCCGCCAAAATCTTCATCCAAAGCGGACAGTAATGCGTCTTTATTGCTCAGCAATGCTTTCTTGAGTGCCTTCAGGCGATCAACCCGTTCCTGATAGCTGGGGTTAGGGTCTTGCAGAAAGGCTTTCTTCTGGGCAGCAAGCAGATCTTCCAGGGGCGGTGGGATTTGCCGGGTCACTTTCCTGTGCTCGGACATAATGGGTTCGGCAGCGGTCATTGTTGTTTCCCTCTTGGGCGCTAATGGTTTATTTAATAATTTTTATTGTCTGTTTTCTTGTGTTGATAACGTGGACAAAAAGAAAGGCTCACATAGAGCCTTTCCTGTATTTTTGTATCACTGTCCAGGCAAACTGCTCAGCAGATACGGTCAGCCTTATAGTATGACTCGCCGGTTTCGATACCTGCATCAAACTCAGTCTGGCCGCTGCGGCTGGAGGTCCTCAACGCTTCGCGGGAGGCAGCCGTTCCTTCAGGCAGCAGGTGATCTACCGCTGCCTTTTCTTCTAACAGCTCCTGTTCAGTTTTCTTCATCATTGACTGACCGTAGTCGTTAATATGAAGGTTCTGGACAATCTGGTAGCTGCCAAATTCACAAACGACAGGGAAAGAGTAGTAGATGCCTTTGGCAACACCGTAGCTGCCATCGGAAATAATGCCCATGGATACAATACGACCATCGCTGCCCAGGGCCCAGTCACGCATGTGATCAAGAGCGGCCTGTGCGGCGGAGGCAGCACTGGAGAGGCCACGCCACTCGATGATTTCGGCACCACGTTTCTGGATACGAGGTGTATATTCTTCCTTGTACCATTGCTCATCGATCATATCGATGGCCGCTTCATCACCCAGTACCTGGGCGTGGTGCAGATCAGGGTACATGGTTGGCGAGTGGTTGCCCCACACGCAGACACCTTCGATATCCGCAGGATTAACCCCCAGTTTGTTACCCAGGATGCCCTGTGCACGGTTGTGGTCCAGTCGGGTCATGGCGCAGAACTGGGATGGTGCCAGATCGGGCGCATTGCGGGACAATATCAGACAGTTGGTGTTTGCCGGGTTACCCACCACCAGGGCTTTAACATCACGGTTAGCCACTTCGTTCAGCGCCTTGCCCTGTTCGGCAAAGATAACGGCGTTGGCTTCCAGCAGGTCGGCGCGCTCCATACCCTTGGAACGGGGACGGGCACCGACCAGCATGGCGTAATGAATGCCACGGAAACCATCAAACGGATTGTCGTGCAGACTGATACCGTGAACCAGTGGGAAGGCGCAGTCTTCCAGCTCCATGGCAACGCCACGAAGTTTGTCCATAGCCTGTGGGATCTCAACCAGTTGCAGAATCACAGGCTGATCAGGTCCCAGCATTTCACCGGCAGCGATTTTGAACAGCAGAGAGTAGCTGATGTTGCCAGCTGCACCTGTGACCGCAATTCGTACGGGTTGTTTCATGGGGAACTGCTCCTTAGAGTTTTCAGGTTCGTTCTTAGATTAGCAATGCGTCCAAATCGCCATGAGCCGTTCTTTAAAGCAGCTTTTCGTGCTTTCTTGCACTTAAAAGTCATAAAAGAGACATCCGGCCACGGCCTGCTGAATGGTAAGCCTGTGGATGATACAGCGTTCAGACGTACTGTTTATTTGATAAAGATCAGCCGCGCACAGATTACTGATATCATTTCGGTAAGTCCATAT
It contains:
- a CDS encoding coniferyl aldehyde dehydrogenase: MTAAEPIMSEHRKVTRQIPPPLEDLLAAQKKAFLQDPNPSYQERVDRLKALKKALLSNKDALLSALDEDFGGRSRSESSLTEIIPNLGNIHYTIKQLKKWMQPSKRKLNPQLLPASAKVVYQPLGVVGIVVPFNYPLFLSLSPLLTILAAGNRAMIKMSEFTPKTSELVARIIEQTFPADLVTVVCGDAQVATEFTSLHFDHIIFTGSTAVGHHVMQAAAKNLTPVTLELGGKSPVIVDNDFPIQEAAERVCYAKALNAGQTCVAPDYILVKNDQKAAFIEHYLNAFRKMYPTVNGNNDYTSIINDRHHQRLLQLLADAKAQGATIHTPGNEEINDGSRRIPIHLIEYPTDNMGVMQEEIFGPLLPVIGIDSLDEAIQFVQQRPRPLALYYFGSDTNNQEAVLAQTHSGGVCINECLLHVAVEDMPFGGIGPSGMGHYHGHEGFLTFSKAKSVLTKGKLNSTKMIYPPYGGWLQKKMLKFLSGRQ
- a CDS encoding malate dehydrogenase, which translates into the protein MKQPVRIAVTGAAGNISYSLLFKIAAGEMLGPDQPVILQLVEIPQAMDKLRGVAMELEDCAFPLVHGISLHDNPFDGFRGIHYAMLVGARPRSKGMERADLLEANAVIFAEQGKALNEVANRDVKALVVGNPANTNCLILSRNAPDLAPSQFCAMTRLDHNRAQGILGNKLGVNPADIEGVCVWGNHSPTMYPDLHHAQVLGDEAAIDMIDEQWYKEEYTPRIQKRGAEIIEWRGLSSAASAAQAALDHMRDWALGSDGRIVSMGIISDGSYGVAKGIYYSFPVVCEFGSYQIVQNLHINDYGQSMMKKTEQELLEEKAAVDHLLPEGTAASREALRTSSRSGQTEFDAGIETGESYYKADRIC